The following proteins are co-located in the Carassius auratus strain Wakin chromosome 7, ASM336829v1, whole genome shotgun sequence genome:
- the LOC113106555 gene encoding histone H2A-like: MSGRGKTGGKARAKAKTRSSRAGLQFPVGRVHRLLRKGNYAERVGAGAPVYLAAVLEYLTAEILELAGNAARDNKKTRIIPRHLQLAVRNDEELNKLLGRVTIAQGGVLPNIQAVLLPKKTEKPAKAK; the protein is encoded by the coding sequence ATGAGTGGAAGAGGCAAAACCGGTGGCAAAGCGAGAGCGAAGGCCAAGACTCGCTCCTCCAGGGCAGGGCTGCAGTTCCCCGTCGGTCGTGTTCACAGACTTCTCCGCAAAGGGAACTACGCAGAGCGCGTCGGTGCCGGAGCTCCCGTCTATCTGGCGGCTGTGCTCGAGTATCTGACCGCTGAGATCCTGGAGTTGGCTGGAAACGCCGCGAGAGACAACAAGAAGACCCGCATCATTCCCCGTCACCTGCAGCTGGCGGTGCGCAATGACGAGGAGCTCAACAAACTCCTGGGTCGAGTGACCATCGCTCAGGGCGGCGTGCTGCCCAATATCCAGGCCGTGCTGCTGCCCAAGAAGACCGAGAAACCCGCCAAAGCCAAGTAA
- the LOC113106547 gene encoding histone H3-like encodes MARTKQTARKSTGGKAPRKQLATKAARKSAPATGGVKKPHRYRPGTVALREIRRYQKSTELLIRKLPFQRLVREIAQDFKTDLRFQSSAVMALQESSEAYLVGLFEDTNLCAIHAKRVTIMPKDIQLARRIRGERA; translated from the coding sequence ATGGCAAGAACCAAGCAGACCGCTCGTAAATCCACCGGTGGCAAAGCCCCGAGGAAGCAGCTCGCTACTAAAGCCGCCCGGAAGAGCGCCCCAGCCACCGGCGGCGTCAAGAAGCCCCACCGTTACAGGCCCGGGACCGTGGCTCTCCGAGAGATCCGCCGCTATCAGAAGTCAACCGAGCTGCTGATCCGCAAATTGCCTTTCCAGCGTCTGGTGCGGGAGATCGCTCAGGATTTCAAGACGGACCTGCGCTTCCAGAGCTCCGCCGTCATGGCCCTGCAGGAGTCCAGCGAGGCTTATCTGGTCGGTCTGTTCGAGGACACCAACCTGTGCGCCATCCACGCCAAGAGAGTCACCATCATGCCCAAAGACATCCAGCTGGCCCGCCGCATCCGCGGAGAGCGCGCTTAA
- the LOC113106628 gene encoding histone H2B, translating into MPEPAKSAPKKGSKKAVTKTAAKGGKKRRKSRKESYAIYVYKVLKQVHPDTGISSKAMGIMNSFVNDIFERIAGESSRLAHYNKRSTITSREIQTAVRLLLPGELAKHAVSEGTKAVTKYTSSK; encoded by the coding sequence ATGCCTGAACCAGCGAAGTCCGCGCCGAAGAAAGGCTCCAAGAAGGCCGTCACCAAGACCGCCGCGAAAGGAGGAAAGAAGCGCAGAAAGTCCAGGAAGGAGAGCTACGCCATCTACGTGTACAAAGTGCTGAAGCAGGTTCATCCTGACACTGGGATCTCTTCGAAGGCGATGGGCATCATGAACTCTTTCGTCAACGACATCTTCGAGCGCATCGCCGGTGAGTCGTCTCGTCTCGCTCACTACAACAAGCGCTCCACCATCACTTCCCGAGAGATCCAGACCGCCGTGCGTCTGCTGCTGCCCGGGGAGCTGGCCAAACACGCCGTGTCCGAGGGCACCAAGGCCGTCACCAAGTACACCAGCTCCAAGTAG
- the LOC113106559 gene encoding histone H4 has product MSGRGKGGKGLGKGGAKRHRKVLRDNIQGITKPAIRRLARRGGVKRISGLIYEETRGVLKVFLENVIRDAVTYTEHAKRKTVTAMDVVYALKRQGRTLYGFGG; this is encoded by the coding sequence ATGTCTGGAAGAGGCAAAGGCGGTAAAGGACTCGGGAAAGGAGGCGCTAAGCGTCATCGTAAGGTGCTGCGCGATAACATCCAGGGAATCACCAAACCCgccattcgtcgtctagctcgcCGCGGCGGAGTCAAGCGCATCTCCGGTCTGATCTACGAGGAGACCCGCGGTGTGCTGAAGGTGTTCCTGGAGAACGTGATCCGCGACGCCGTCACCTACACCGAGCACGCCAAGAGAAAGACCGTCACCGCCATGGACGTTGTGTACGCGCTCAAACGACAGGGACGCACCTTGTACGGTTTCGGAGGATAA